TAATACCAATGCCAAATACTTGGTCGAATATCTTAGCTTTAATACCAACAAGCCAGAGTTTAGCCCGATGTATTATAAAAATGGCCTCGTATTCTGTTCTGGAAAAGGCTCAGGTAGTGGCCTTACAGGCAACAAAGGGTATTTGGATTTATACTACCTCAGCGATTTGGCACAGTTATCGGGGATTTCAGAAGACGAATTGGATGTCAAGAAAACCCCAAAAACAACCTCCAATACTGGAGATAAAAGGTTAGGAAAAGACTTTTATACCCGTTTTACAGCCAATGATTCAAAAACATTGAATTTTTTCGATATTCCTTCTACTGAAACAGTTACTGTAACTCCCAAAGGTAAAATTGCAGAATCCGAAGTTTTTAGCAAAACTCTCAATACAAAATTTCATGAAGGGCCTGCTACTTTTAGTAGCGATTTTTCAAAAATTATCTTTACCCGAAACAATTATAACGACGGCGAACAAGGTAAAAGTGAAGATAACGTAACAAAGCTAAAACTCTATATAGCTAATTTTGAAAATGGGGGTTGGGGCGAAGCTCAAGAATTACCATTCAATAGCGACGACTTTTCGACAGCTCACCCTGCTTGGTCAAAAGATGGGAAATATTTATACTTTGCCTCTGACCGCAAAGGAGGATTTGGCGGTATGGACATCTGGGTGGTCGAATACAATAATGGCAAATGGGGAAACCCCGTTAACCTTGGCAAAGATATTAATACAAAAGGAACAGAAGTATTCCCTTTTGTTGATGATCGTGGCAATCTGTATTATTCATCCGACGGCCTCAAAGGACAAGGAGGCTTAGATATTTTTTGGGTAGAAACCCAAAATGGTTTGGCCACCAAAAAGCCTTTTAATATCGGCGAACCATTCAATTCTGTCAACGATGATTTTGGTATTATTACCGATACAGAAAGAAAAACAGGCTATTTCAGCAGCGATAGACGACGCGGCGAGGATGATGATATTTATCGCTTTAGCCGACAAACATCGTTGTACTCTTGCCGAGAGATGACCGTTAGTGTTTATGACAGCGAAACAAAAACTGCTATTGCCAATGCCAACATAGAACTAGAAATTAAAGGTGGAACTAATGAAAAATACCAATCTGATGATTTGGGAACGGTAAAGTTTTGTATTGGCCGAGATTTGGACTATGTTATTGGTATCAAAAAAGAAGGTTATACCTCCAACTATTTAGGGTATTCAAGTAAAGGCGAAGCCGACAATGCTCCTTCTCGCCTAGAAATACCTTTAATGCGACTTGTTATGACCGAACCTATTTCCGAAAAACCTATCAAGGCAGATACCATCACCCCTACTAAGCCTAGCATACCAACAGTCGGTAAATCCGATAAAAGCTCGCTATTGAAGGGGGTTATAAAAACCGAAATTGAGAAAATCCCGATAGAAGGTGTTTTGGTAACATTTAGAAATGAATGTAACAATACCACACAGCAAGTAGTAACAGGAGCCGACGGGGTCTATGCTTTTGAAATGGAAGACGGATGTGACTATACATTGGAGGTTTCAAAAGACGGATACGGCAAGAAAGTCAACAAAATTACCAAAGTAGCCAAGAAAGGAAAAAACAGTGAAATTTCTCAAGACTTAGGCTTGTTTAAAGAAGGAGATGTTATTACTATGGATAATATCTATTACGACAAAGGTAGTGCCAAAATCAGAAAAGATGCTGCTCGTGAGTTAGACAAATTAGCAGCTACCTTAATGAAAAACCCAACGATGGTTATCGAAATAGGCTCACATACCGATAGCCGAGGCGATGCTCAGGTAAACCTCAACTTATCTACTCGCCGAGCTCAAACAGCTGTAGATTATATTGCTAGCAAGGGAATTGAAAGAAATAGAATGTTGGCAAAAGGATATGGCGAAACAGCCTTGGTAAACGAATGTGCCGACGGCGTAAGTTGTACCGAGCTAGAACATCAAAAAAATAGAAGAACTACCGTAAAGTTTATTAAAGCAAAAGTAGAATAGAGAGCAAATTGCTCTCTATTCTACTTATATATAGGCAATAATTAGTCCGCCAATAATAGCCCCCACCACAGGCCCCACCACAGGAACCCAAGCATATCCCCAGTCGGAAGTTCCTTTCCCTTCGATAGGCAACAAAGCGTGTGCAATACGAGGCCCTAAGTCTCTGGCAGGGTTAATAGCATAACCCGTTGTACCTCCAAGCGACAACCCTATGGCCCATACCAATAAGCCCACAGCATACGGCCCTAGCTGGTTGGGTATACTTGGTAATGCCCCAAGTGCAATGATAAATAGAACTGTAGCAAGTAGTTCGCTCAGAATGTTTGCTACGAGGTTTCGGATAGCAGGTGCTGTCGAAAAACAAGCTAATTTTAGCCCTTTGTCTTCTGTATGTGTCCAATGTGGCAAATAATGTAGCCAAACCAATGTTGCACCAAGAATTGCTCCTGCAATTTGAGCAACAATAAAATAAAGGGCATTTGCCCAATCGCCTGTTTTGGTAGCCATAGCTACAGTTACGGCAGGATTCAAATGGGCAGCAGGACTACCAAAGGCTGTCGAAACAAAAATGCTAATAGTTACAGCCATAGCCCATCCTGTGGCAATAACCATCCAGCCAGCTCCCTCTCCTTTCGAGCCTTTCAATAATACATTGGCGACCACACCATTGCCTAAATATACTAATACTGCAGTACCGATTAATTCGCCTAAGATAGCCGATTGCATAGTTGTTTGGTTTTGATAAAGGTTTCTTATTCTTTCCAAATTAAAGTACCAATTAATGCCATACAGCTCCTTGTTTATTGTGTATCGAGGCTATACTTAATATTTTAATATTGTTTAGAATATTTTGCACAAATTAAAGAAAAAACTTTTACCATTCTTAGTTTTTTAAAGACAATTCGCTGGTATTTGGTAAGACATTACCAACAAAGTTGAAAAAGATGTATTTTTGAGTTAAAACCATTTGAAGACCATTTTTCACTAACCTAGTGAAATCAAGATATATCATGCGAGAAGATTATTTAAAAGGGAATAAAGAAAACCTATCTCCTGTCGAGAAAGAAATAGAACGTGCGTTACGCCCCTTATCGTTCGACGATTTTGCGGGGCAAGATAAAGTATTGGACAACCTCAAGGTATTTGTTAAGGCTGCTAAACAACGAGAAGAAGCCCTCGATCATGTGCTATTACACGGCCCTCCAGGTTTGGGAAAAACAACTTTATCTAATATTGTAGCCAATGAGCTTGAGGCTAATATCAAGATTACCTCTGGGCCAGTATTAGACAAACCTTCTGATTTGGCTGGATTGCTTACCAATCTTCAGCCTTTCGATGTACTATTTATTGATGAAATTCACCGTCTTAACCCTATTGTTGAAGAGTATCTATATTCTGCTATGGAGGACTATAAGATAGATATTTTGCTAGATTCGGGGCCCAATGCTCGAAGTGTACAAATTTCACTCAATCCCTTTACCTTAATCGGAGCTACCACACGAGCAGGATTACTAACTGCCCCTTTGCGTGCTCGTTTTGGTATCAATGCTCGCTTAGAATACTACGATGCCAAATTATTGACTTCTATTGTACAGCGTTCGTGTCAAATACTTGGTACGCCTATTGACAACGAAGGTGCATACGAAATAGCTCGAAGAAGTAGAGGCACACCTCGTATTGCTAATAACCTACTCAGACGAACCCGCGACTTTGCCCAAGTAAAAGGCAATGGCCGTATTACCGTAGCAATAGCTGAAATGGCTTTGCAGGCTCTGGATGTAGACCAAAATGGATTGGATGAAATGGATAATAGAATATTGAGTACTATTATCGAAAAATTCAAAGGTGGACCTGTTGGGTTATCAACTATTGCAACTGCTTGTGGAGAAGAAGCCGAAACAATCGAAGAGGTTTATGAGCCTTTTTTGATTCAAGAAGGCTTTTTGAAACGAACTTCACGTGGACGAGAAGCAACCGAAAAAGCCTATATCCATCTGGGAGTTGTTCCCAAATATCGTACAGGAGAACTATTTTAAACAATATTTTTTGTCTTCAAAACCTTGATATATACCAATCATATCAAGGTTTTTTGCTTTAAAAAGCTTTGTCAAACGTCCCTAAAGCCCCTTATCATTGTCAAATACCACAAAAACTTGTCTGATACCCCATTCATTTGTAGGTATCTAGGTCATGGTATACTTTTGTTTCAAGCTTTTATCAAACAAATAATAAAAACATGATTATGAAGACAATCCTAAGCGGTGCATTATTCATCCACATCTTATCGGGTTTTTTAGCCTTAATTGTTGGCTTAGTAGCTATGATAGCAAAAAAAGGAGGAAAAACACATGTCATTTGGGGCAAAGTATATTATTATGCTATGATGAGTGTAGCAATCACAGCTCTTATTCGGTTTCAGATGGAAGTACGCTTAATATTTTTGGGGTGTATTGCCATTTTTAGTTTTTATAACACCTTTACAGGCGTTAGGCTTATCCGTATGAAAAGGGGTATCCAGCCTACGGCACTAGACTGGACAGGAGCTATCATTGCTCTTTTAGGAGCATTAGTAATGTTAGGTTTTGGAATTTGGGCATTTAGCAAAGGAATTACCTTCTACTTTGTATTATTTTTTGTATTTGGTGCATTCTCAATGGCACTTGCAGTACAAGACTTATTGGTTTTTATAGGAAAAAAGAAGGTAGAAAATATCCATTGGCTACTCAATCACATTAGCAGAATGGGAGGCTCGTATATTGCTACGGTAACAGCTTTTTTGGTTGTTAACAACCATGAGGTTTTACCTCCGCTAGTAGCTTGGCTAGCTCCAGGTGCAATTGGAGGGGCTATAATTGCCAGAACAAGAGCCTATTACAAGCAAAAAATGACCTTAAAATTAAAAAATAATTAGTTTTATTTTTTGGTTTGGTAGTTATAAACGTTAGATTTTATCTTTACCGCATCTCTAACTTATATCATCTACCTATATGCGTTATTCATTTACCTTATTATTTCTACTCACGTCTATTTGTGGCTTTTCTCAATTCCAAAAAAGCAGGAATATCTTTAGAATGGGATTGCGAAATACTACAATACAAGGCACTAGCATGATTCAAGGCAATATGCAGGTAAAGCCTGTCTTTGATTGTGGTTATGGCCATAACTATCCTATTAGCAATAAGGTTAGTTTTCAGCCTGAGATTCATTATAGTGTACGAGGTTTTGCCAAAAAATTACCTCATAGCGATTCTACATATTATAAAACAACCACAGGAATCCACTACTTAGATTTTTCGCCTAACTTTTCATTGACGATAGGCCCATCAGGGGTGGGCCGCAATCCCTTACATATATGGGGTGGGCCATATATTGGGTATGGCCTCTGGGGAGGTTTTCATACCAAAGGTCAATATCTTAATCAAGAAACGGGCTTGGCCGATAGTACAGTTACTACATCTGAGAGTGCCTTCAATAAGGTTAAAAGACTAGACTTTGGAATAAATGCAGGGATAGGCATTCAGTTTGACAGGTTTACCCATTTTGGAATCACTTGTAGTCAAGGCTTAGTAGACATATCGAAAAATAGTTCATCTCAGCCTTGGAAAACCTTTACACTCGGTTTTTATTTGACCTTCATTTTTGACGATATGTTTTAATGGCAGAAACATGAGTCGTCCCAAATTTTGAGTAATGTTAAAAGCGACTTCCTATTTGTGTTTGTTGGGATTCATCAGGTCGTTAAGAGAATATTGAAGAGGCTTAACAATTGCTCAAATGATAGGAATTTAGTGGATATTCATAAAAAAGGCGTTCGGAAAACAATTTCCGAACGCCTTTTTTATGATCAGAATTACACATCTTTAGCCGCAAAGCATCTTCAAAAGTAATCACTCATTCACTAAATTTGGGATGCCTCATGTTTCTTTTCTATCTTTCAAACAATACCCTTTGTCCTGTTTTACTTTCATCAAAAGAACCATTTTCAAAAGCTAAATGCCCCGAAACAAGCGTATGTGTGATTGTGGAATGAAGCGTTTGGCCTTCTAGTGGAGACCAGCCACATTGATAATAAATATTGTCTTTGCTAACGGTAGTTTGTTCACCCAAATCAACAACCACCAAATCAGCCCAATAACCTTCACGAATATATCCTCTTTTTGAGATTTGGAAACAATCTGCAACAGCATGCGACATCTTCTCGGCTATTTTCTCTAGCGAAATTTTACCTTCTTTATAAAACTCCAACATCAATTGAAGCGGATGCTGAACCAAAGGTAATCCCGACGGAGCCGACCAATAAGGGTTTTGTTTTTCTTCCCAAGTATGTGGAGCGTGGTCGGTAGCAATTACATCTATGCGGTCATCTAATAAAGCTGCCAATAATTGTTGTTTATGCCCATCAGCTTTTACGGCAGGATTACACTTAATTTGGTTTCCTAGCGTTTCATAGTCACGAGCATCAAACCAAAGGTGATGCACACAAACCTCGGACGTAATTTTTTTATCTTTTAGAGGGACATCATTGCTAAACAAATGTGTTTCGTCGCCA
The DNA window shown above is from Flectobacillus major DSM 103 and carries:
- a CDS encoding OmpA family protein is translated as MPKIKKIGITFILTAILCVPIVAQTNNSLLKDAIRHFELSSFVTAIPKFEQVLQKDSAQLSSSERFATLLQLAYSYKQVQNMPKAESTYRQALDIPVSVSGDQLKSYLYFAQVLVNNNKYKEAQEWFDKYNTLSSTLSESTISSRTNLANDVSALYNTNAKYLVEYLSFNTNKPEFSPMYYKNGLVFCSGKGSGSGLTGNKGYLDLYYLSDLAQLSGISEDELDVKKTPKTTSNTGDKRLGKDFYTRFTANDSKTLNFFDIPSTETVTVTPKGKIAESEVFSKTLNTKFHEGPATFSSDFSKIIFTRNNYNDGEQGKSEDNVTKLKLYIANFENGGWGEAQELPFNSDDFSTAHPAWSKDGKYLYFASDRKGGFGGMDIWVVEYNNGKWGNPVNLGKDINTKGTEVFPFVDDRGNLYYSSDGLKGQGGLDIFWVETQNGLATKKPFNIGEPFNSVNDDFGIITDTERKTGYFSSDRRRGEDDDIYRFSRQTSLYSCREMTVSVYDSETKTAIANANIELEIKGGTNEKYQSDDLGTVKFCIGRDLDYVIGIKKEGYTSNYLGYSSKGEADNAPSRLEIPLMRLVMTEPISEKPIKADTITPTKPSIPTVGKSDKSSLLKGVIKTEIEKIPIEGVLVTFRNECNNTTQQVVTGADGVYAFEMEDGCDYTLEVSKDGYGKKVNKITKVAKKGKNSEISQDLGLFKEGDVITMDNIYYDKGSAKIRKDAARELDKLAATLMKNPTMVIEIGSHTDSRGDAQVNLNLSTRRAQTAVDYIASKGIERNRMLAKGYGETALVNECADGVSCTELEHQKNRRTTVKFIKAKVE
- a CDS encoding MIP/aquaporin family protein — encoded protein: MQSAILGELIGTAVLVYLGNGVVANVLLKGSKGEGAGWMVIATGWAMAVTISIFVSTAFGSPAAHLNPAVTVAMATKTGDWANALYFIVAQIAGAILGATLVWLHYLPHWTHTEDKGLKLACFSTAPAIRNLVANILSELLATVLFIIALGALPSIPNQLGPYAVGLLVWAIGLSLGGTTGYAINPARDLGPRIAHALLPIEGKGTSDWGYAWVPVVGPVVGAIIGGLIIAYI
- the ruvB gene encoding Holliday junction branch migration DNA helicase RuvB, which encodes MREDYLKGNKENLSPVEKEIERALRPLSFDDFAGQDKVLDNLKVFVKAAKQREEALDHVLLHGPPGLGKTTLSNIVANELEANIKITSGPVLDKPSDLAGLLTNLQPFDVLFIDEIHRLNPIVEEYLYSAMEDYKIDILLDSGPNARSVQISLNPFTLIGATTRAGLLTAPLRARFGINARLEYYDAKLLTSIVQRSCQILGTPIDNEGAYEIARRSRGTPRIANNLLRRTRDFAQVKGNGRITVAIAEMALQALDVDQNGLDEMDNRILSTIIEKFKGGPVGLSTIATACGEEAETIEEVYEPFLIQEGFLKRTSRGREATEKAYIHLGVVPKYRTGELF
- a CDS encoding porin family protein; this translates as MRYSFTLLFLLTSICGFSQFQKSRNIFRMGLRNTTIQGTSMIQGNMQVKPVFDCGYGHNYPISNKVSFQPEIHYSVRGFAKKLPHSDSTYYKTTTGIHYLDFSPNFSLTIGPSGVGRNPLHIWGGPYIGYGLWGGFHTKGQYLNQETGLADSTVTTSESAFNKVKRLDFGINAGIGIQFDRFTHFGITCSQGLVDISKNSSSQPWKTFTLGFYLTFIFDDMF